A window of the Teredinibacter franksiae genome harbors these coding sequences:
- a CDS encoding OmpA family protein, whose amino-acid sequence MKTLNPKAATALSLTLLLSASSAMAADKKMSEETKAGLIGATWATTAAVAGAAVAGPVGLFIGAVSGIYVGEKGIAAAKTKAELDNAENSLASLEYEMNAQNKKITQLERHATDTLEFMVFFPTGIDDLSHSDKQRIHSLSNYLRDNPSLNVRLNGHADPRGTDEYNNVLSEERTLSVVKLLNERGVEKDRIQYQAHGSSLSQSFDNNMDAYAMERKVRIEVYSPGQQQEVAANQ is encoded by the coding sequence ATGAAAACACTTAACCCTAAAGCCGCCACAGCCCTAAGCCTTACCTTACTGCTAAGCGCATCTTCCGCAATGGCCGCTGACAAAAAAATGTCTGAAGAAACGAAAGCTGGTCTTATAGGCGCTACTTGGGCCACCACGGCAGCCGTAGCGGGTGCCGCGGTAGCTGGCCCTGTAGGACTCTTTATTGGTGCAGTTTCCGGTATCTACGTTGGTGAAAAAGGTATTGCTGCCGCAAAAACCAAGGCAGAACTCGACAACGCCGAAAATTCGCTTGCCTCACTGGAGTACGAAATGAATGCGCAAAACAAAAAAATAACGCAGCTAGAAAGGCACGCCACCGACACCCTAGAGTTTATGGTGTTCTTCCCCACCGGCATCGATGACCTTTCGCACTCAGACAAGCAGCGCATTCACTCGCTCTCCAACTACCTGCGTGACAACCCTTCACTAAATGTTCGTTTGAATGGCCATGCAGACCCACGCGGCACCGACGAGTACAACAACGTACTGTCTGAGGAACGCACACTAAGCGTAGTGAAACTACTAAATGAACGCGGAGTAGAAAAAGACCGAATTCAATACCAAGCCCATGGATCGAGCCTATCGCAATCGTTCGACAACAATATGGATGCCTATGCCATGGAAAGAAAAGTACGCATCGAGGTTTACTCACCCGGCCAGCAACAGGAAGTAGCCGCCAACCAGTAA
- a CDS encoding phospholipid carrier-dependent glycosyltransferase — translation MQNIIKKHCKHIYLGLVLLLSLSIYLPNYGQPTSLFWDENYHIASAQKYIDGVMYMEPHPPLGKLLMAASESLLGLNDHLDKKAFTRTDYINGSHVPEGFSFYGFRLPSTLLMALSALFFFGIVNNITKNAHLAAAFSAIIILDNAMVVHSRAAMLEGIQMFFILGAIYWLTRSIEVAKAIKLKDYAILGVFIGLAFSVKVNAAVLLLLFVILYGVDQWQNIQTWNFPSLIKRLAVTVPAGVVPVILVVLAVFYVHISLGTTMGPKSYSASEEYRQAIREGNTGSLATFAIALRDNYTNMSKYADGVPRLDVCKTGENGSHSIGWPIGQKTINYRWNKDTVNGVTQVQYHNIVPNPVVWFSVIAGLLLSVGLIISRFVYQNPIAHPKLFYWISAFTSLYIAYMTAILQIERVMYLYHYLVPLVFGIINLALVYNYIFHKALAENNRHALINLAAAVVLVAFAFYIFSPFTYSVPITEAEFNLRNWFDFWQLEVVK, via the coding sequence ATGCAAAATATAATAAAAAAGCATTGCAAGCATATCTACCTTGGCCTTGTTCTGCTGCTTTCGCTATCCATTTATTTACCCAATTACGGCCAGCCTACCTCTCTGTTTTGGGATGAAAATTATCACATCGCTTCCGCCCAAAAATACATCGACGGCGTGATGTATATGGAGCCACACCCTCCACTGGGCAAGCTCCTTATGGCCGCATCAGAATCGTTACTGGGCTTGAATGACCACCTCGACAAAAAAGCCTTTACACGAACCGACTATATCAATGGCAGCCATGTCCCAGAAGGGTTCAGCTTTTACGGCTTTAGGCTGCCATCAACACTGCTAATGGCGTTATCAGCACTGTTCTTTTTCGGCATAGTTAACAACATAACGAAAAATGCACACTTGGCCGCCGCCTTTTCCGCCATCATTATTCTCGATAACGCTATGGTGGTGCATTCCCGAGCAGCCATGCTCGAAGGTATCCAGATGTTTTTTATTCTCGGTGCCATCTACTGGCTAACACGCTCCATAGAAGTGGCCAAAGCCATAAAATTAAAAGACTATGCCATTCTTGGGGTTTTCATTGGCCTTGCCTTTTCGGTTAAGGTCAACGCTGCCGTGCTACTACTGCTGTTTGTCATACTGTATGGCGTCGACCAATGGCAAAACATTCAAACTTGGAATTTCCCCTCACTGATTAAGCGCTTGGCAGTCACTGTGCCGGCTGGGGTTGTACCGGTTATTCTGGTGGTACTGGCCGTTTTTTATGTGCACATTTCGCTTGGTACAACGATGGGCCCCAAATCCTACAGTGCTAGCGAAGAATATCGACAAGCTATCCGCGAAGGTAACACCGGCTCACTCGCCACTTTCGCTATAGCATTGCGCGACAATTACACCAATATGTCCAAATATGCAGACGGTGTTCCCCGGCTCGACGTATGTAAAACTGGCGAGAACGGCAGCCATTCGATTGGCTGGCCTATCGGTCAGAAAACCATTAATTACCGCTGGAACAAAGATACCGTTAATGGTGTAACCCAGGTTCAGTACCACAACATTGTGCCCAACCCCGTTGTCTGGTTTTCGGTAATTGCCGGGCTACTTTTATCGGTAGGGCTCATTATCAGCCGCTTTGTGTACCAAAACCCCATTGCACACCCTAAGTTGTTTTACTGGATCAGTGCCTTTACCTCTCTATACATTGCCTACATGACCGCAATACTGCAGATTGAAAGGGTAATGTACCTTTACCACTACTTGGTGCCGCTTGTTTTCGGCATAATCAACCTCGCACTGGTTTACAACTATATTTTCCACAAAGCGCTGGCCGAGAATAACCGCCACGCATTAATCAACCTAGCAGCTGCCGTAGTATTGGTTGCTTTTGCTTTTTACATCTTTTCCCCGTTCACCTACAGCGTGCCGATAACCGAGGCAGAATTTAATTTGCGCAACTGGTTCGACTTTTGGCAACTGGAGGTGGTGAAATGA
- a CDS encoding PA14 domain-containing protein: protein MIKVKLDSNTVFSALLAILFIIIVNKITPPSVDGVIELVLMKSRSHITSIDQTRSISDTRSILIDEVNLYDKDRFFHPKLGLLGWPNDFFAEINTDFTVKEKGGYRFLVGSDDGFALEIDGKRICSFSGDRAYSKQVCRVTLDQGDHQLKLSYFQGYGNAGLTLQYQPSGKSKMRYWGENSKQIKIKKAKKKDKIQ from the coding sequence ATGATTAAAGTTAAACTCGATAGCAATACGGTATTTTCCGCCTTGCTAGCCATATTGTTTATTATCATCGTTAATAAAATTACGCCGCCGTCCGTAGACGGCGTGATAGAGCTGGTATTAATGAAAAGCCGCTCACACATTACATCCATTGATCAAACACGCTCAATTTCTGACACCCGTAGTATTTTGATCGACGAGGTTAACCTTTACGATAAAGACCGTTTTTTTCATCCAAAGCTTGGTTTGTTAGGCTGGCCCAATGATTTTTTTGCTGAGATTAATACAGATTTTACCGTGAAAGAAAAAGGTGGCTACCGATTCCTTGTGGGTAGTGACGACGGTTTCGCGCTGGAAATAGACGGTAAACGGATATGCTCCTTCAGTGGCGACCGCGCATACAGCAAACAGGTATGCAGAGTCACGCTCGATCAAGGTGACCACCAACTTAAACTGAGCTATTTCCAAGGTTATGGCAACGCAGGGTTAACACTGCAATATCAGCCAAGCGGTAAGAGCAAAATGCGCTATTGGGGAGAAAACTCTAAACAAATTAAAATTAAAAAAGCGAAGAAAAAGGACAAAATCCAATAG
- a CDS encoding DUF4124 domain-containing protein — MYSKLCVSLALLCFVATPLICRTVSAEAMKWVDEKGKVHYGDRVPEKYRKSAEPVELQEAPRQGLDEEELKALKRKTSNYEKQVAQQRKAEEREKRKRAKKASLAPATPPQAIRPTREQCRDMHPSKTADRVRCFNETAEQN, encoded by the coding sequence ATGTACAGTAAACTGTGTGTCAGTTTGGCGCTACTGTGTTTTGTGGCAACACCACTAATATGTCGCACCGTGAGCGCAGAGGCAATGAAGTGGGTGGACGAAAAAGGCAAGGTTCACTACGGGGATCGCGTGCCAGAAAAATACCGCAAGAGCGCTGAACCCGTTGAGCTCCAAGAGGCCCCACGCCAAGGGCTAGATGAAGAGGAACTCAAGGCGCTCAAACGAAAAACCTCCAACTATGAAAAACAAGTAGCCCAACAACGCAAAGCCGAAGAGCGCGAGAAGCGCAAACGCGCAAAAAAAGCATCTTTAGCGCCAGCCACACCCCCACAAGCCATCCGGCCAACCCGTGAACAGTGCAGAGACATGCACCCTAGTAAAACCGCTGATCGAGTACGCTGCTTCAACGAAACCGCTGAACAGAACTAA
- the tnpA gene encoding IS66 family insertion sequence element accessory protein TnpA: protein MAYQKYNWPEIFEKFDSSGLSQTEFCKQHNLNTKYFNLKLSKRKAQDGGAFAKAIVQLEPASPEGLTVEVGHCKIHCPATMSIPSFVSLVRSLA from the coding sequence ATGGCTTACCAAAAATACAATTGGCCCGAGATTTTCGAAAAATTCGATTCGTCAGGGCTCTCGCAGACAGAGTTCTGCAAACAACACAATCTCAATACCAAATATTTCAACTTAAAGCTCTCCAAGCGCAAAGCTCAAGACGGTGGTGCTTTTGCGAAAGCTATTGTGCAGTTGGAGCCAGCCTCACCTGAAGGCCTGACTGTAGAGGTGGGCCATTGTAAAATCCATTGCCCTGCGACCATGTCCATACCGTCCTTCGTCTCATTGGTGCGCTCTCTGGCATGA
- the tnpB gene encoding IS66 family insertion sequence element accessory protein TnpB (TnpB, as the term is used for proteins encoded by IS66 family insertion elements, is considered an accessory protein, since TnpC, encoded by a neighboring gene, is a DDE family transposase.) codes for MIQWRDSIPIYLHRDPVDFRKAINGLAVIVSEEMALDVYDSALFVFCNKNRSQLKVLYWDSTGFSLWQKRLEKAKFKWPRKAPLATVSITYEQWCWLLRGFDFAKFMPHQQLKYTEVV; via the coding sequence ATGATCCAGTGGCGAGATTCAATTCCAATCTACTTACACCGTGACCCTGTAGATTTCCGCAAAGCCATTAATGGATTGGCCGTCATCGTCAGCGAAGAGATGGCGCTGGATGTTTACGATAGTGCCTTGTTTGTCTTCTGCAATAAGAACCGTAGCCAGCTTAAAGTCCTGTACTGGGATAGCACCGGTTTTTCCCTCTGGCAGAAGCGTTTAGAAAAAGCTAAATTCAAATGGCCTAGGAAAGCGCCGCTGGCGACGGTTTCAATAACCTACGAGCAATGGTGTTGGTTGTTACGCGGCTTCGACTTTGCCAAATTTATGCCCCATCAGCAATTAAAGTATACCGAAGTCGTTTAA